Part of the Elusimicrobiales bacterium genome, CCCCACCAAAAGCAGTCAATAAAACGACGATGATTTGTAAAACAGTATTTTCCATTATGTTGCCTTACTCATTAAAAGCATTCCCCTTTCCTAAATTACAACGTACCAATGGGGACAGTATACTATAAATTACATTTCTCCCTGATTTACGACGGAAGCTGTCATCGGACATTTATCCGATGACAGCTTCCGGGTTGCTGTTGGTTAATGCTTTTCGTCCACCACTTCGGCGTCTACTATGTCTTCTTTTTTGCCGGAGGCTGCGGCTTCCGGGCCTGCGCTTGCTGTGGCTTCGGGGCCGCTTCCGCCGGTCTGGCCTTGCGGGCCGTTTGCGGCTGCTCCGCCCGCGCTCTGCTGTTGCTGCTGGGCTTGTTTGTAGATGATTTCGCCCAGCTTTTGCGCGGCTTCAAGCGCGGCGTCTTTGGCCTTTTTCATTCTGGCGGCGTCTTCGCTTTTTAACGCCTCGCGCAGCTCGCCGAGGGCGCGATCTATCGTCAGACGGTCTTCCTGCGGGATTTTGTCGCCGTGTTCCTTGAGCGCCTTTTCGGTCTGGTAGAGGACGCTGTCGCCTTCGTTTTTGGCTTCCACCTTCTCCTTGTTGGCCTTGTCTGCGTCGGCGAACTGCTCGGCCTGCTTGACGAACTTGTCTATCTCGTCCTTGCCCAGCTTGTTCGGCGCGGAGATGGTGATATGCTGCTCCTTGTTGGTGCCGAGGTCCTTTGCCAGCACTTTGAGTATGCCGTTGGCGTCTATGTCAAAGGTAACCTCTATCTGTGGCATGCCGCGCGGGGCGGGGGGAATGCCGTCCAGGTCAAAGCGGCCAAGCGAGACGTTGTCTTTGGCCATGGGCCGCTCGCCCTGCAGGATATGCACCGTAACCGCCGGCTGATTGTCGGACGCGGTGGAAAACACCTGCTTTTTGCGGACGGGGATGGTCGTGTTGCGCTCTATGAGCTTTGTGGACACGCCGCCGAGGGTCTCTATGCCCAGCGACAGCGGCGTAACATCCAGCAGCAGCACGTCTTTTACCTCGCCGGTCAGGATGGCGGCCTGCACCGCCGCGCCGGAGGCGACGCATTCCATGGGGTCCACGCCGCGCTCCAGCTTTTTACCGACGTGTTCCTCCACGAAACGCTGCACTATCGGCATGCGGGTCGGGCCGCCGACCAGAATTACGCGGTCTATGTTGTCCATTTTCAGCTTGCCGTCGGTAACGGCGCGGTCTATGGACACGGCGCAGCGCTTTACTATCGGGTCCACCAGGCTTTCCAGCTTGGCGCGCGAGAATTTAAGCTGGAGATGCTTGGGGCCGCTGGCGTCTGCGGAGATGAAGGGCAGGTTAATCTCGGTCTCCATGACGGTGGAAAGCTCTATCTTGGCCTTCTCGCCGGATTCCTTGAGCCGCTGCATCGCCTGCGGGTCTTTTTTTAGATCAACGCCGGTGTCCTTGCGGAACTCGTCGCAGATATACTCTATGATGGCGTTGTCCATGTCGGTGCCGCCGAGCTGCGTGTCGCCGGAGGTGGAGATGACGTCAAACGTGCCCTCCTTGCCCATCTCCATTATGGTGACGTCCAGCGTGCCGCCACCCAGGTCAAAGACCATTATTTTCTGCTCTTTGCCCGCCTTGTCCACGCCGTAGGCCAGCGCGGCGGCGGTAGGCTCGTTTACCAGGCGCACAACCTCAAGGCCGGCGATGGTGCCGGCGTCTTTGGTGGCCTGGCGCTGGTTGTCGTTGAAGTAGGCCGGGACGGTGATGACCGCCTTTTCCACCTTGTCGCCCAGGAAAGCCTCCGCGTCGCGTTTTACCTTCTGAAGCAGGAAGGCCGAAAGCTGCTGCGGCGTGAACTGCTTGCCCCGGATATCGTATTTGTGGTCGGTTCCCATCTTGCGCTTGAAGGCGGTTACCGTGCCTTCGGGGTTGGCGACGGCCTGCCGGCGCGCCGGCTCGCCCACCAGCATCTGGCCGTCCTTGGTGAAGGCCGTGTAAGACGGGAACGCCTTGCCGCCGATGGAGCTGCCCTCCGCCGACGGGATTATTGTTACGTGACCGCCTTCCATCACCGCGGCGGCGGTGTTGGAGGTGCCCAGGTCTATGCCTATTATTTTCGCCATATCATTTCTCCTCCGCGGGGGGCTGCTCCTGCGGCGCCTCCCGCTTTTTTCCTATGCAGACTTTGGCGGGAACAATGACTTTCCCGCAGCAGGTAAATCCTTTCGCGGCCTCTTCTATGACGAGGCCGTCCTTGTCGTCCCCGCAGTCCAATGCGGCCAGGACCTCGTGGCGCATCGGGTCGTAGGGCTTGCCGACGCAGTCCATAACCTCCACATTCTCGCCGGCGAAAACCTTTTCAAACTCCTTGAACACCAGCTCCAGCCCCTTGCGCAGCTCGCCGGTGTCCTGTTTGTCCAGATGGGACTTGGCTTTGAGCATCGTCTCGTACACCGGCAGCAGCTGCAGCAGCATTTGCTGCCGCCCGAAGGCCACCAGTTCCGGCTTTTCGCGGTCCACGCGCTTGCGGTAATTTTCAAAATCCGCTTTCAGCCGGATAAGCTGGTCGTAATAATCCTCCTGCGGGGCGGTTTGCTCCGGCTGGGTTTCGGGCTCGGTTTCTTTCTTTTTCATTTGCGGCTCCTCTTGCGCGGCTCGTCATACTCCAGGGGGATGATTTTGCTCTCCGGCGCGAGCATGTCCTCCCAGTGCGAGATGGTGGTTTCCACAACCTCGCCGATGAAATTCACCAGCGATATCATGCGCGGATACTCCATATACTTGGGGCCGATGATGCCGACCATGCCCATCACCCGCTCGCCCGCGCGGTAGGGGCAGGTTATCATGCTAAAGCCGCGCAGCTCCTTAAGCTCGTTTTCCGCGCCGATGGCGATATCCACATGCCGCTCCCCGGAGGAAAGCGAGCGCATTTTTTCTTCCATCAGCCCGGCGAGGCGGCGGCGCTCCTCCATAAGCCCGATGGCGCCGGTCATGCCGGAAAAATCAAGCTGGCCCATGCCTTCAAGATAAAACTCGCTTTCCTGGGCGGAGCGCTGCTCCACATCCTCCAGGAAACGCCGGGCAAGGTCGGCTACGTCGCGCAGCTCGGAGCTGTCCTCGTTAAGATGCTGCCACAGCCTGCGCTTTGCCTCGCGTAGCGGCAGGCCGGAGACTTCCTGATTCAGAAAAGCCGCCAGCAGCCGCAGCCGGCGCGGGTGAATCTCGTAATTGAGCTTAACCGGCAAATGGCGCACGTTGCCGGAATCGGTTACCATCACCGCCAGTATCGCGCCGGGGCCCAGCGGTATGAAATCCAGCCGGACGACATTCTGCTCTGCCACTGGCGACGAGAAAGCAAACCCCGCCGAATGCGACAGCGACGCCAGCATCCGGGAAGTCTGCGCCAGAAGAGTGTCCATCTCGTCCATACGGCTGTCATACTCGCGCTGTATGGATTCCTTTTCTTTCAGCGCGACGGCCTGCATCCCCGCCAGATAGTCAACATAGGCGCGGTACGCCTTGTCCGTCGGTACCCGCCCGCCGGAAGTATGCTCCTGATGAAGCAGGCCTTCATCTTCCAGCTTTTTCATGATATTGCGCACCGTCGCGCTGGAGACGCCCATCTTCGCCTTTTTGGCTATCATATCGGAGCTTACGGGGCGCTTGGTCTGCGCGAATTCCTGAACAATCCAGCGGAGGATTTTATCCTCGCGCTCCTTGGCCGTTTCCGGTTTCAGTATTCTCATAATTAGCAGTCAGTCCTTATGACTGCTAGTATTATAGCCCAAAAAAACATTCTTGTCAATTCCCATGAGAGAGCGCTAGTTATGAATCCTTGCACCCGTGCCGCATATTTAGGTATGGTGTATATAATCTTTCGGCAGGAGAGCGCCATGCAATTCAATCTTATTCCCAAGGAAGAGCAGTTTTTTGATTTGTTTGACGAGCAGGCCGCCAATCTGGTCAGGGCGGCGCAATGCCTGTCGGAGGCTGCCAGGGGCGGCGGCAATTGCGACGCCGTCATCAAAAAAATCCGCGAGATTGAGCATGAAGCCGACACCGTGGCCCATGAAATCACCAATATGCTCAACCGCACTTTTATTACCCCGTTTGACCGGGAGGATATTCTGTCCCTGGCCAACAAGCTGGATGATGTCGTGGACAGGATGCACGCGCTGGTAACCCGGCTGATGCTTTATAAGGTGTCGCTGCCGGACAATGACCTGCTTTTGTTCGCGGATATTCTGGAGCAGTGCGCCGGCACCATAGTCAAGGCGGTGGGCGCGCTGCGCGACAGCTCGCGTAACAGCCGTATCATGGATTACTGCATAGAACTCAACCGCCTGGAAAATATGGGCGACGTGCTGCGCGAGCAGGTCATCGGACGGCTGTTTGAAAACGCGCGCGACGCCGTGGACATAATCAAGCGCAAGGAAATATACGAGATAGCCGAGAATGCCATAGACGAATGCGAGCATGCCGCCAAACTGGTGGAATCCATAGTGGTAAAACACGGGTGAACAAATGACGGCCACGTTGATATTCCTTATCTTGCTTGCGCTGTTTTTTGATTTTCTAAACGGCTTTCACGACGCCGCCAATTCCATAGCGACCGTGGTTTCAACGCGGGTGTTAAGCCCGCGCTACGCCGTCATCTGGGCGGCGTTTTTCAATTTCGTGGCGTTTATGGTGTTCAAGCATCACGTTGCCAACACCATCGGCAGGGGGATAGTGGACATCTCCGTGGTGGATACCAATGTCATACTGGCCACGCTTATCGGCGCGTGCGCGTGGAATATCATCACCTGGTATTACGGCCTGCCGACAAGCTCCTCTCACGCGCTGATGGGCGGGCTGGCGGGCGCGGCTTTCGTGAAGGCGGGGACAGGCTCTCTTGTGATGGGCGGGATTTCAAAGACGCTGGCCTTCATGATAATCTCGCCGGTGCTGGGGCTTATTCTCGGCGTGGCGGTGGGGCTGGTGGTGATGTGGACATTGCGCCGCAAAGCCCCCGGCCAGGTAGACGGCTGGTTCAGGAAAGGGCAGCTTCTCTCCGCCGCAGCCTACAGCCTGGGGCACGGCGGCAACGACGCGCAGAAGACGATGGGCATCATCTCGGTCCTGCTGTTCAGCCAGGGGCTGCTGGGCAAGGAATTTTATGTTCCCGGCTGGGTCGCCATGGCCTGCTATGCGGCGATGGCGCTGGGCACGCTTTCCGGCGGGTGGCGCATTGTCAAGACAATGGGCCAGAAAGTGGCCAAGCTGCGTCCCGTGGACGGTTTTTGCGCCGAATTCGGCGCGGCTTCCACTTTATATATAGCTTCCGCCTTCGGTGCGCCGGTAAGCACCACGCATACCATCACGGGCGCGATAATGGGTGTAGGCTCGCTCAGGCGGATTACGGCGGTGCGCTGGGGCGTGGCCGGCAGCATAATATGGGCGTGGATATTCACCATACCCGCCGCCGCCGCGATATCGGCCATCGCGTATTTCGGCTGCGTCCTGGCAGGGGTGCAGTAGAAACGCTTGATTTATATTACACAGGTTTTGCTATAATATCCTCAACAGGAGGTTCCTGCCTGGGCAGGAACAGATTAAAAAGAGCATT contains:
- the dnaK gene encoding molecular chaperone DnaK — encoded protein: MAKIIGIDLGTSNTAAAVMEGGHVTIIPSAEGSSIGGKAFPSYTAFTKDGQMLVGEPARRQAVANPEGTVTAFKRKMGTDHKYDIRGKQFTPQQLSAFLLQKVKRDAEAFLGDKVEKAVITVPAYFNDNQRQATKDAGTIAGLEVVRLVNEPTAAALAYGVDKAGKEQKIMVFDLGGGTLDVTIMEMGKEGTFDVISTSGDTQLGGTDMDNAIIEYICDEFRKDTGVDLKKDPQAMQRLKESGEKAKIELSTVMETEINLPFISADASGPKHLQLKFSRAKLESLVDPIVKRCAVSIDRAVTDGKLKMDNIDRVILVGGPTRMPIVQRFVEEHVGKKLERGVDPMECVASGAAVQAAILTGEVKDVLLLDVTPLSLGIETLGGVSTKLIERNTTIPVRKKQVFSTASDNQPAVTVHILQGERPMAKDNVSLGRFDLDGIPPAPRGMPQIEVTFDIDANGILKVLAKDLGTNKEQHITISAPNKLGKDEIDKFVKQAEQFADADKANKEKVEAKNEGDSVLYQTEKALKEHGDKIPQEDRLTIDRALGELREALKSEDAARMKKAKDAALEAAQKLGEIIYKQAQQQQQSAGGAAANGPQGQTGGSGPEATASAGPEAAASGKKEDIVDAEVVDEKH
- the hrcA gene encoding heat-inducible transcriptional repressor HrcA, with protein sequence MRILKPETAKEREDKILRWIVQEFAQTKRPVSSDMIAKKAKMGVSSATVRNIMKKLEDEGLLHQEHTSGGRVPTDKAYRAYVDYLAGMQAVALKEKESIQREYDSRMDEMDTLLAQTSRMLASLSHSAGFAFSSPVAEQNVVRLDFIPLGPGAILAVMVTDSGNVRHLPVKLNYEIHPRRLRLLAAFLNQEVSGLPLREAKRRLWQHLNEDSSELRDVADLARRFLEDVEQRSAQESEFYLEGMGQLDFSGMTGAIGLMEERRRLAGLMEEKMRSLSSGERHVDIAIGAENELKELRGFSMITCPYRAGERVMGMVGIIGPKYMEYPRMISLVNFIGEVVETTISHWEDMLAPESKIIPLEYDEPRKRSRK
- a CDS encoding nucleotide exchange factor GrpE, producing MKKKETEPETQPEQTAPQEDYYDQLIRLKADFENYRKRVDREKPELVAFGRQQMLLQLLPVYETMLKAKSHLDKQDTGELRKGLELVFKEFEKVFAGENVEVMDCVGKPYDPMRHEVLAALDCGDDKDGLVIEEAAKGFTCCGKVIVPAKVCIGKKREAPQEQPPAEEK
- a CDS encoding inorganic phosphate transporter, yielding MTATLIFLILLALFFDFLNGFHDAANSIATVVSTRVLSPRYAVIWAAFFNFVAFMVFKHHVANTIGRGIVDISVVDTNVILATLIGACAWNIITWYYGLPTSSSHALMGGLAGAAFVKAGTGSLVMGGISKTLAFMIISPVLGLILGVAVGLVVMWTLRRKAPGQVDGWFRKGQLLSAAAYSLGHGGNDAQKTMGIISVLLFSQGLLGKEFYVPGWVAMACYAAMALGTLSGGWRIVKTMGQKVAKLRPVDGFCAEFGAASTLYIASAFGAPVSTTHTITGAIMGVGSLRRITAVRWGVAGSIIWAWIFTIPAAAAISAIAYFGCVLAGVQ
- a CDS encoding DUF47 family protein yields the protein MQFNLIPKEEQFFDLFDEQAANLVRAAQCLSEAARGGGNCDAVIKKIREIEHEADTVAHEITNMLNRTFITPFDREDILSLANKLDDVVDRMHALVTRLMLYKVSLPDNDLLLFADILEQCAGTIVKAVGALRDSSRNSRIMDYCIELNRLENMGDVLREQVIGRLFENARDAVDIIKRKEIYEIAENAIDECEHAAKLVESIVVKHG